DNA from Brassica napus cultivar Da-Ae chromosome C4, Da-Ae, whole genome shotgun sequence:
AGTGGGGGGCACCTTGGTCcatttttctttaagaaaatccataccaagaaagaaagaactttCATCCCAATCAGATTCTATCTCAACATATGGTGACTTCTCCATATCTCCTCTTTTAATAGCTTCTTGAACATTCTTACCCTTACGTGAAGTGACAAAGTCACGCTTCTTTGTCACTCTCCTCCTCTCACTCTCCTCTGATTTGCTGTTAGAACTAATGGCAGATTCAAAAGCTATCCCATCAGCTCCCCAAATAGCCTTTGACAACTGAAAACACTTTTgttgatgaggattcaaaacAGAAGCCTGTTGTTCACCCCTCATCTCATTCCTTGTATATAGTTTTTGCATATGACGAATCTTGTCGCTGAACTGTCTCAAAGTAACATCAAAGCTAAAAGAGCCCTTCATGGATTGGTAGAAACTGCGCTTATTTTTTAATGGATTCTTCCCCTTGGAATCAATTATACCTTGTAGCAAAACAATCTCATCTTTCTCACTAAACAGTCTCTTGTCAGTTCCCATCTTCCCACCTCGTGTACAAATTCTCTTGGCTACATTCGAGCTCGCGTTGGATGAGAGACGCTTCTTCCCTGTCAGCTGAGACTCGCTGGAACCACATACATCCTTTTTGGAACCAGATCTCGGTGGAGGATCTTCGGGTTCGTCTTCTTCTGAAGAAAAGATGGTCTGCAGATTCTGGTCCTCGCTGGCGCTTGAAGATGGGGATGATGGTGGATCTTCGAATGGGTGCTTGAGGTTATTTGCCATTGTAGTGTGATTGGCTTTTTGATTCTAATTAGTGCTGAAGCTTTGGATGTTCAAGAAGTCAAGAACTCGCTCTTAGCAAGTTTAAGAAAGATTCCGACTTAATTTTGGAACTCataattttggttcggttttcaAATGTTTATCCAATAGCGTTATTAACTTTAAGTCAAACTTATTAAAAGCGCTGACCTATTTTTGACAAATTTAAttctgttgacaaaaaaagagcGACAAATTTAATTCTTGCCAAACTCGAATATGAaatgtattttagtttttatagttaaataattttaattattctttaaatataaggacaaatctctaaaatagcatctttctaagtttatatcacaaaaatagtactcaaaaaataaaatgaccaaaatagcacatttctaagtttatcctttgaaaattttaattttttttatttttcaaaatttgaaatcttatccccaaaacctcatttctcaactctaaaccctaaaccctaaactctaaactttaaaccctaaaccataaatcctaaaccctaaaccataaaccctaaaccctaaaatctaaaccctaaaatctaaaccctaaaccctaaactctaaaccctaaaccctaaaccctaaatcctaaaccctatccTTTAACTATAAatcctaagtttgtgactt
Protein-coding regions in this window:
- the LOC111205362 gene encoding probable transcription factor At1g66420, translating into MANNLKHPFEDPPSSPSSSASEDQNLQTIFSSEEDEPEDPPPRSGSKKDVCGSSESQLTGKKRLSSNASSNVAKRICTRGGKMGTDKRLFSEKDEIVLLQGIIDSKGKNPLKNKRSFYQSMKGSFSFDVTLRQFSDKIRHMQKLYTRNEMRGEQQASVLNPHQQKCFQLSKAIWGADGIAFESAISSNSKSEESERRRVTKKRDFVTSRKGKNVQEAIKRGDMEKSPYVEIESDWDESSFFLGMDFLKEKWTKVPPTETKKKTQEKMKKLHANELECQKFEEMLKVMKDKCAHDKVELLNEVTSLIMAAD